CAGATTCAGAAAGTGACCCCGGAATTGGCCGAATCATTTAATCTTGACAGTGAAAAAGGGGCTTTGGTTGCCGATGTGGTTGAGGACAGCCCGGCAGCCCGGGCGGGAGTCAAGACCGGTGATATCATTCTTTCTTTTAATGGTCAGGAAGTGGATAGTATGCGTAAACTTCCCCGGATTGTGGCAGCGGTGCCACCGGGAAGCAAAGTAAAAATGAAAGTGCTGCGTCGAGGTAAGGTGAAAAAACTGACTGTGGTAATTGCGGAACTGAAAGATGATGAAACGGCTGCCGACAGCAGCTCGGAAGATGGTACCCTGGATAGCCTGGGGATGACTGTCCGTCAGATTACCCCGGAGCTGGCCGGTCAGTATCGCCTGCCCCTTGATTCCGGGGTAGTGATCAACCGTATTGATCCCGATGGCCTGGCAGCCGAAGGGGGATTGCATTCCGGTGATATAATTCTCCAGGTTGATAATTCTGATATTGAAACAGTAAAAGATTTTCGTCAGGCCGTCAAAAAAGCGAAAAAGAATAAACTTGTCCGTTTTCTGGTTCAAAGACGGAATTCTCGGATCTTTGTGGTTATGAGAATGAATTGAATAAATGGATGTCTGAGATGAACCATGCTTCGGGGGGAAAGGGTACTCCTTTACCCTGTTGGTGGTCATTGTCTTTTACCCCGATGGCTGAATATTATCAACAAATCACCCGGCTGCTTTTCGCGGCCGGGTGTTCTGGTATCTGGGAGCCTGACAAAGATGATGACCGGGCAGCGATAGTTGCGTATTTCCCGGCTGAATGTCATGATGTTCTGACTGCTCTTTGCCGGCAGTTATCCCCTTTTCTAACGGATCCCGGGGAAATAGCGATTGAGAAAATCGGCCAGGAAAACTGGATGGAAGGCTGGAAAGATTATTTCAGGCCGGTGAACCTGACTGAAAACTGGATGGTGATGCCCCCATGGTGGCCGGGAGCTGGTGAGCAGCCCGGCCAGATCCTCATTTATCCTGGAATGGCTTTTGGTACCGGTACCCATGAAACCACCCGCCTGGCGGCAACTTTGCTGGAAGAGAGATTAAAACCCGGGAATTCGGTCCTGGATGTGGGAACCGGCAGTGCTATTCTGGCCATTCTCTCCCGAAAGCTTGGGGCTGGACAAATTTTTGCCATTGATATAGATGAAGATGCGTTGGAGAATGCCGCCAAAAATTGCCGGTTAAACAACTGTGAACAAACTATCAGCTTATCCTCACGTTCTCTTGATGACCTTGAGGAAAAATTTGACCTGGTGGTGGCCAATATTATTGCCCCGGTACTGGTGAAACTGGCCCCTGAATTGATTGAAAAACTGCATCCTGGCGGTCAGCTGATTCTTTCCGGAATCTTGGCTGAACAGCTCGAAATGGTCAGGAAAATCTATGAAGCTGAGGGGTTTGTTATTGATCATCAGCTGGCGGAAGGAGAATGGGTGGCTTTGCGATGTCGACCATAAGAAGTGGCAGACGTAAATATTACGATTTTTTCTCAGCTTTTTACGATGCCTTTATCCGCCTGCATGCCCGCCAGGATGAAGATGATACCAGGGATTTTCTGGTGGATGCTGCCGGTCTCAGTCCCGGATCTAAGCCGAAAATTCTGGATGTCTGCTGTGGTACCGGTGCGGTTATCCTTAATTTTGCCGGCCACTACCCTGAAGGGTTGCTGGTTGGTTACGATTTTTCCCACGGGATGCTGCAAAAAACCCGGGAGAAAGATCCTGCGGGGTCGATTACCCTTGTCGAAGGAGATGCCAGCCGCCTGCCTTTTGCCGATCATTCCTTTGATGTGGTAACCTGTTCCCATGCCCTTTATGAGTTGAAAGGTGATGCCAGATTGCTGGCCCTGGAGGAAATGAAACGAGTTATCGGCGAAGATGGGATAATTCTGCTGATGGAACATGAAGTTCCCCGTAAGCGCTGGATCAGGATGCTGTTTTATCTGCGGATTTATTCCATGGGATCCGGTGACGCGAAAGAATTTATTTCCGGCGGGGTTGATTTTTTTAAAAAAATATTTCCCCGGGTTTCGGTTACCCATTCTCCGAGCGGCAAAAGTAAGTTGTTGATCTGTAAGGGTTGATATCTGCTATCCCATGACCTCATATCTGTTACTTTTCTTTTTTGGTATTGTTGCCGGCACCTTGAACGTTATTGCCGGCGGCGGTTCTTTTTTGACTGTCCCCCTGTTGATATTTCTTGGCTTGCCGCCAACGGTGGCCAATGGCACCAACCGGGTTGGCATCCTCTTGCAGAATGTCGGGGCG
Above is a genomic segment from Pseudomonadota bacterium containing:
- a CDS encoding PDZ domain-containing protein, which gives rise to QIQKVTPELAESFNLDSEKGALVADVVEDSPAARAGVKTGDIILSFNGQEVDSMRKLPRIVAAVPPGSKVKMKVLRRGKVKKLTVVIAELKDDETAADSSSEDGTLDSLGMTVRQITPELAGQYRLPLDSGVVINRIDPDGLAAEGGLHSGDIILQVDNSDIETVKDFRQAVKKAKKNKLVRFLVQRRNSRIFVVMRMN
- the prmA gene encoding 50S ribosomal protein L11 methyltransferase yields the protein MNHASGGKGTPLPCWWSLSFTPMAEYYQQITRLLFAAGCSGIWEPDKDDDRAAIVAYFPAECHDVLTALCRQLSPFLTDPGEIAIEKIGQENWMEGWKDYFRPVNLTENWMVMPPWWPGAGEQPGQILIYPGMAFGTGTHETTRLAATLLEERLKPGNSVLDVGTGSAILAILSRKLGAGQIFAIDIDEDALENAAKNCRLNNCEQTISLSSRSLDDLEEKFDLVVANIIAPVLVKLAPELIEKLHPGGQLILSGILAEQLEMVRKIYEAEGFVIDHQLAEGEWVALRCRP
- a CDS encoding methyltransferase domain-containing protein; the protein is MSTIRSGRRKYYDFFSAFYDAFIRLHARQDEDDTRDFLVDAAGLSPGSKPKILDVCCGTGAVILNFAGHYPEGLLVGYDFSHGMLQKTREKDPAGSITLVEGDASRLPFADHSFDVVTCSHALYELKGDARLLALEEMKRVIGEDGIILLMEHEVPRKRWIRMLFYLRIYSMGSGDAKEFISGGVDFFKKIFPRVSVTHSPSGKSKLLICKG